A stretch of Geotrypetes seraphini chromosome 2, aGeoSer1.1, whole genome shotgun sequence DNA encodes these proteins:
- the LOC117354467 gene encoding GTPase IMAP family member 9-like produces MNRPTIERRRSTSFHLSKGLEENRNAKSLSLRLALVGKTGTGKSATGNTILGREEFETEMSLSSVTKVCSKSSQTWNGRQLMVIDTPGLFDTDFELEESVKEISRCAILSFPGLHAIIHVFSLTNLFTEEEREAFLLINDIFGDKGTKYMIILFTRLDELKGKSLESFLSTLKSSDVEMLLDHCEGRIIGFNNRAPEEELKNQVSKLIDMVDDMVVKNGGVCYSKTFINAEMELWEERRRLKGLRAQQRKERMRKSQESDSKLLEVRDRQNFCGRFLMCCII; encoded by the coding sequence GTTTGGAAGAAAATCGAAATGCTAAGAGTCTAAGCCTAAGACTGGCACTAGTTGGTAAAACCGGAACTGGGAAGAGTGCAACGGGGAACACTATTCTTGGGAGAGAGGAGTTCGAGACGGAGATGTCTCTAAGTTCAGTAACCAAGGTGTGCAGCAAAAGCAGCCAGACTTGGAATGGGAGACAGCTAATGGTTATTGATACTCCGGGCCTTTTCGACACGGACTTTGAGCTTGAAGAATCAGTGAAAGAGATTAGCCGCTGTGCTATCCTCTCCTTCCCAGGCCTCCATGCTATTATACATGTGTTTTCATTGACTAATCTTTTCACGGAAGAAGAAAGGGAAGCATTCCTTCTAATCAACGATATCTTTGGAGACAAAGGGACAAAGTACATGATTATATTATTTACCCGACTAGATGAATTAAAGGGCAAATCCCTAGAGAGTTTTCTAAGCACACTAAAGAGTAGCGATGTTGAGATGCTGCTTGATCACTGTGAAGGGCGGATCATCGGTTTTAATAACAGGGCACCCGAGGAGGAACTCAAAAATCAGGTTTCCAAGCTGATTGACATGGTGGACGACATGGTGGTGAAAAACGGAGGCGTGTGTTACAGCAAAACGTTCATCAACGCCGAAATGGAGCTctgggaagaaagaaggaggttGAAAGGACTTAGAgcacagcagagaaaagaaaggaTGAGAAAGTCCCAGGAGTCGGATAGTAAATTGCTCGAGGTCAGGGATAGACAAAATTTCTGCGGGAGATTCTTAATGTGCtgcattatttaa